Proteins encoded in a region of the Perca fluviatilis chromosome 8, GENO_Pfluv_1.0, whole genome shotgun sequence genome:
- the LOC120563717 gene encoding uncharacterized protein LOC120563717, giving the protein MCFSIRTQQKPESPDSEPEPDPEPSCVSFKSDRSHQGLIDFKGEQPSTEKIPDSAYSEPSCVSCKSDWSHQGLIEFKGQQPSAEKRVDQESSEVLSVQSVQQHQKHLDSIFMLLEENIVTFVKNELKKIQKVLSPDYPECSESQRADEDEDQRRSREALLKITLHFLRRMKEDELADRLQHRSHSGGCKHKLKSNQKKKFQCVFEGIAKAGNQSLLNQIFTEIYITKGGTAEVNDEHEVRQIETETSPDVDMFNRSLVTALVVI; this is encoded by the exons atgtgtttttctatcagGACCCAGCAGAAACCAGAGTCTCCTGAttctgaacctgaacctgatcctgaacccagctgtgtgtcctttaaGAGCGACCGGTCACATCAAGGCCTCATTGACTTTAAAGGAGAGCAACCCTCTACTGAAAAGAT ACCAGACTCTGCTTActctgaacccagctgtgtgtcctgcAAGAGCGACTGGTCACATCAAGGCCTCATTGAATTTAAAGGTCAACAACCTTCTGCTGAAAAGAG agtggaccaggagagctCAGAGGTTCTCAGTGTGCAGTCTGTCCAGCAGCATCAAAAACACCTGGACTCCATCTTTATG CTGCTGGAAGAGAACATTGTCACTTTTGTGAAGAAcgagctgaagaagatccagaaggttctgagtccagattacccagaatgctcagagagtcagagggcgGATGAGGATGAagaccagaggaggagcagagaggcaCTTCTTaagatcacactgcacttcTTGAGGAGAATGAAGGAGGATGAGCTGGCTGACCGTCTGCAGCACA GAAGTCATTCTGGAGGTTGTAAGCATAAACTCAAATCTAACCAGAAGAAGAAGTTCCAGTGTGTttttgaggggattgctaaagcaggaaaccaATCCCTTTTGAATCAGATcttcacagagatctacatcacaaagggagggactgcagaggtcaatgatgaacatgaggtcagacagattgaaac